The following proteins come from a genomic window of Athalia rosae chromosome 1, iyAthRosa1.1, whole genome shotgun sequence:
- the LOC105690954 gene encoding cell death abnormality protein 1-like isoform X1, with translation MKYLFWAASVILLIDVSVSQEVEISCKNVADCSEVQNASPQMVCDDGYCRCLDDQGTPQSCSTFSVNATLLQPQRAAAAGLIGRSCSLDKDCGTDTNAFCNRTRKQCTCKIKYSASLDGMNCLPPLAYQESGCEIAKQCLSMVGNSTCVNGVCQCEENYHYDSDSCWAKIGFGEACNVTEECGHVSNAVCDDQKWCSCPIDKVIDSNVSSCLPIASKIEDDCIEAIQCTQLLGELSACSSNKCVCHPKHHLSPTTNKCVPNLELGAECHVDVDCSQGEKQNDILAMRCHEHKCHCADGYESLGGKCFPAGRPKSPEGVGNSAIRQMTNASTFSMILVLSAIFSTKL, from the exons ATGAAGTACCTTTTCTGGGCCGCAAGCGTCATCTTGCTCATCGACGTCTCCGTATCGCAAG AGGTGGAAATCTCGTGCAAGAACGTCGCGGATTGTTCGGAAGTACAGAACGCATCTCCGCAAATGGTTTGTGACGATGGTTATTGTCGTTGTCTAGATGACCAAGGGACGCCACAAAGTTGCTCGACATTCAGCGTAAATGCAACCCTTTTGCAGCCGCAGCGGGCAGCCGCCG CTGGATTAATCGGACGGAGCTGCTCCCTTGACAAGGATTGCGGAACAGATACCAACGCCTTTTGCAATAGGACGAGGAAACAATGCACCTGCAAGATCAAATACTCAGCTTCTTTGGATGGAATGAATTGCCTTCCTC CACTAGCCTATCAGGAATCCGGATGCGAAATAGCTAAACAATGTCTATCTATGGTGGGAAACTCGACGTGCGTAAATGGAGTCTGTCAATGTGAAGAGAATTATCACTACGATTCCGATTCATGCTGGGCGAAGATAG GGTTTGGCGAAGCCTGTAACGTGACGGAAGAATGTGGACACGTTTCAAACGCTGTGTGCGATGACCAGAAATGGTGCAGCTGCCCGATCGACAAGGTGATAGACTCCAATGTTTCTTCGTGCCTCCCAATAGcttcaaaaatcgaagatgATTGCATAGAAGCGATTCAGTGTACGCAACTCCTGGGTGAACTTAGCGCTTGCAGTTCAAACAAATGCGTATGTCATCCGAAACATCATCTGTCCCCGACTACCAACAAATGCGTGCCGAATCTGG aGCTCGGTGCCGAATGCCATGTGGATGTCGATTGCTCGCAGGGCGAGAAGCAGAACGATATTTTGGCTATGAGGTGTCACGAACACAAATGCCATTGTGCGGACGGTTACGAGAGCTTGGGCGGAAAATGTTTCCCTGCGGGACGACCGAAAAGTCCTGAGGGCGTCGGTAATTCAGCAATCAGACAAA tgACCAACGCCTCCACTTTCAGCATGATCTTGGTATTGTCGGCCATCTTTTCTACGAAACTGTGA
- the LOC105690956 gene encoding prion-like-(Q/N-rich) domain-bearing protein 25 isoform X2 — MSPYFTFFIVCSCYGFQTLAQTEYYGTAKVGESCNRDYNCIQHAYCRTQLTCFCEPNYLPTPDMSMCIPTIGLMCEKNEECNLMSNAECRQNICACLYNYTVDIRNSSNCLASPVAVNDPCQRHDQCIDSLDRALCIDDRCQCLTAHHFAKNVGKCIRSAGLYQPCESDANCFMPGEDEDLLECKQNTCSCRDGKTSKHCSGAHSNSATMAGILIMFFVRFLT; from the exons atgtcaccctattttacattttttatcgtttgttCGTGTTACGGGTTTCAAACCTTAGCACAAA CCGAATATTATGGAACAGCCAAAGTCGGTGAATCCTGTAACAGAGATTACAATTGCATCCAACATGCCTATTGTCGAACGCAATTGACTTGCTTTTGCGAACCAAATTATCTGCCAACACCCGACATGTCAATGTGCATCCCAA ccATTGGTCTcatgtgcgaaaaaaatgaggagtgCAACTTGATGTCGAACGCTGAATGCAGACAAAATATTTGCGCTTGTCTTTACAATTACACGGTAGACATCAGAAATTCATCAAACTGTCTTGCAA gTCCCGTCGCGGTCAACGATCCTTGTCAAAGACATGACCAATGTATAGACAGTTTGGATCGGGCACTCTGCATTGATGATCGTTGCCAATGTTTGACGGCTCACCACTTCGCCAAAAACGTTGGCAAATGCATACGAAGTGCAG gGTTGTACCAGCCGTGTGAGTCGGATGCTAATTGCTTTATGCCCGGGGAAGATGAGGATTTGTTGGAGTGTAAACAAAATACATGCAGCTGCAGGGATGGAAAAACATCGAAACATTGCA GTGGTGCTCACAGCAACTCTGCAACGATGGCGGGAATCCTCATAATGTTTTTCGTCAGATTTCTCACATGA
- the LOC105690956 gene encoding prion-like-(Q/N-rich) domain-bearing protein 25 isoform X3, whose translation MISAEYYGTAKVGESCNRDYNCIQHAYCRTQLTCFCEPNYLPTPDMSMCIPTIGLMCEKNEECNLMSNAECRQNICACLYNYTVDIRNSSNCLASPVAVNDPCQRHDQCIDSLDRALCIDDRCQCLTAHHFAKNVGKCIRSAGLYQPCESDANCFMPGEDEDLLECKQNTCSCRDGKTSKHCSGAHSNSATMAGILIMFFVRFLT comes from the exons ATGATATCAG CCGAATATTATGGAACAGCCAAAGTCGGTGAATCCTGTAACAGAGATTACAATTGCATCCAACATGCCTATTGTCGAACGCAATTGACTTGCTTTTGCGAACCAAATTATCTGCCAACACCCGACATGTCAATGTGCATCCCAA ccATTGGTCTcatgtgcgaaaaaaatgaggagtgCAACTTGATGTCGAACGCTGAATGCAGACAAAATATTTGCGCTTGTCTTTACAATTACACGGTAGACATCAGAAATTCATCAAACTGTCTTGCAA gTCCCGTCGCGGTCAACGATCCTTGTCAAAGACATGACCAATGTATAGACAGTTTGGATCGGGCACTCTGCATTGATGATCGTTGCCAATGTTTGACGGCTCACCACTTCGCCAAAAACGTTGGCAAATGCATACGAAGTGCAG gGTTGTACCAGCCGTGTGAGTCGGATGCTAATTGCTTTATGCCCGGGGAAGATGAGGATTTGTTGGAGTGTAAACAAAATACATGCAGCTGCAGGGATGGAAAAACATCGAAACATTGCA GTGGTGCTCACAGCAACTCTGCAACGATGGCGGGAATCCTCATAATGTTTTTCGTCAGATTTCTCACATGA
- the LOC105690956 gene encoding prion-like-(Q/N-rich) domain-bearing protein 25 isoform X1 translates to MVQRRVFISIQTSREGARKKSLMETITYSDRKLSAEYYGTAKVGESCNRDYNCIQHAYCRTQLTCFCEPNYLPTPDMSMCIPTIGLMCEKNEECNLMSNAECRQNICACLYNYTVDIRNSSNCLASPVAVNDPCQRHDQCIDSLDRALCIDDRCQCLTAHHFAKNVGKCIRSAGLYQPCESDANCFMPGEDEDLLECKQNTCSCRDGKTSKHCSGAHSNSATMAGILIMFFVRFLT, encoded by the exons ATGGTGCAGAGGCGCGTGTTTATTTCGATTCAAACCAGTCGTGAGGGAgctcgaaaaaaatctttgatggAAACCATTACCTATTCCGACAGAAAATTAAGTG CCGAATATTATGGAACAGCCAAAGTCGGTGAATCCTGTAACAGAGATTACAATTGCATCCAACATGCCTATTGTCGAACGCAATTGACTTGCTTTTGCGAACCAAATTATCTGCCAACACCCGACATGTCAATGTGCATCCCAA ccATTGGTCTcatgtgcgaaaaaaatgaggagtgCAACTTGATGTCGAACGCTGAATGCAGACAAAATATTTGCGCTTGTCTTTACAATTACACGGTAGACATCAGAAATTCATCAAACTGTCTTGCAA gTCCCGTCGCGGTCAACGATCCTTGTCAAAGACATGACCAATGTATAGACAGTTTGGATCGGGCACTCTGCATTGATGATCGTTGCCAATGTTTGACGGCTCACCACTTCGCCAAAAACGTTGGCAAATGCATACGAAGTGCAG gGTTGTACCAGCCGTGTGAGTCGGATGCTAATTGCTTTATGCCCGGGGAAGATGAGGATTTGTTGGAGTGTAAACAAAATACATGCAGCTGCAGGGATGGAAAAACATCGAAACATTGCA GTGGTGCTCACAGCAACTCTGCAACGATGGCGGGAATCCTCATAATGTTTTTCGTCAGATTTCTCACATGA
- the LOC105690954 gene encoding prion-like-(Q/N-rich) domain-bearing protein 25 isoform X2, producing the protein MKYLFWAASVILLIDVSVSQAGLIGRSCSLDKDCGTDTNAFCNRTRKQCTCKIKYSASLDGMNCLPPLAYQESGCEIAKQCLSMVGNSTCVNGVCQCEENYHYDSDSCWAKIGFGEACNVTEECGHVSNAVCDDQKWCSCPIDKVIDSNVSSCLPIASKIEDDCIEAIQCTQLLGELSACSSNKCVCHPKHHLSPTTNKCVPNLELGAECHVDVDCSQGEKQNDILAMRCHEHKCHCADGYESLGGKCFPAGRPKSPEGVGNSAIRQMTNASTFSMILVLSAIFSTKL; encoded by the exons ATGAAGTACCTTTTCTGGGCCGCAAGCGTCATCTTGCTCATCGACGTCTCCGTATCGCAAG CTGGATTAATCGGACGGAGCTGCTCCCTTGACAAGGATTGCGGAACAGATACCAACGCCTTTTGCAATAGGACGAGGAAACAATGCACCTGCAAGATCAAATACTCAGCTTCTTTGGATGGAATGAATTGCCTTCCTC CACTAGCCTATCAGGAATCCGGATGCGAAATAGCTAAACAATGTCTATCTATGGTGGGAAACTCGACGTGCGTAAATGGAGTCTGTCAATGTGAAGAGAATTATCACTACGATTCCGATTCATGCTGGGCGAAGATAG GGTTTGGCGAAGCCTGTAACGTGACGGAAGAATGTGGACACGTTTCAAACGCTGTGTGCGATGACCAGAAATGGTGCAGCTGCCCGATCGACAAGGTGATAGACTCCAATGTTTCTTCGTGCCTCCCAATAGcttcaaaaatcgaagatgATTGCATAGAAGCGATTCAGTGTACGCAACTCCTGGGTGAACTTAGCGCTTGCAGTTCAAACAAATGCGTATGTCATCCGAAACATCATCTGTCCCCGACTACCAACAAATGCGTGCCGAATCTGG aGCTCGGTGCCGAATGCCATGTGGATGTCGATTGCTCGCAGGGCGAGAAGCAGAACGATATTTTGGCTATGAGGTGTCACGAACACAAATGCCATTGTGCGGACGGTTACGAGAGCTTGGGCGGAAAATGTTTCCCTGCGGGACGACCGAAAAGTCCTGAGGGCGTCGGTAATTCAGCAATCAGACAAA tgACCAACGCCTCCACTTTCAGCATGATCTTGGTATTGTCGGCCATCTTTTCTACGAAACTGTGA